The following nucleotide sequence is from Calditerricola satsumensis.
CAGCCTGTCGCTCGTGCTCAACTGGTTCTACCGCGTCGATTTGTTCGTCTTTTTCGCCAATGTGGTCGGGTTCGCCTTTTTGGCCTTCAGCCTTTTCGCCCCGCAGGAGACGACGCCGGAGGGCTTGGAGCACCTGCGCTCCAACCTCTTGTGGCTGCACATCAGCATGGCCTTTTTCAGCTACGTGGCCTTCTTTTTGTCGGCCATCTTCTCGGCGATGTACCTGTGGCACGACCGCATGCTAAAACGCAAGGACTGGCATCCGCGCCTGTGGCGCTTTCCCAGCCTTGAGGTTCTCGACCGCTTTGCCTTTCGCCTGGTGGCCGTTGGCGTGCCGCTCTTTCTCCTTGGCCTCATCCTCGGGGCCATTTGGGCATACTGGAAGATACCCGGAAACTTCTGGCTCGACCCGAAGGTGCTGGCCTCGCTGGCCGTGTTGGCGATGTACGTGGCGTATCTGGTTCGCCGCTTGCGCCACCAGTGGCCGGCCAAGCGCCTGGCGGAGTGGAACCTGATCGCCTTTGTCGCCGTCTTGGTGAACCTGCTCGTGTCGGCGGCCTTTTCCTCGTTCCACCTGTGGCTGTAGGAGGCGACGGGCATGCCGCCCTTGTATCCGGTCTTTTTGAACCTGCAGGGCCGCCCGTGCCTCGTCGTCGGCGGGGGCGCGGTGGCGGAACGGAAGGTGCACGGCCTCCTGGCCGCCGAGGCGCGGGTGACGGTGGTCAGCCCGGCGGCAACGGACGCGTTGCGGACCCTTGCCGAGCGGGGGGCGATTCGCTGGTTGGCGCGCCCCTTCGAACCGGAC
It contains:
- a CDS encoding cytochrome C assembly family protein, which codes for MLGLSWLYDAILTIYALSVLAYFSDFLQRNRKANRFAFGLLSAVWTLMTFFFLGRAWEKQYLPLVTLFDTLFFFSWMLVSLSLVLNWFYRVDLFVFFANVVGFAFLAFSLFAPQETTPEGLEHLRSNLLWLHISMAFFSYVAFFLSAIFSAMYLWHDRMLKRKDWHPRLWRFPSLEVLDRFAFRLVAVGVPLFLLGLILGAIWAYWKIPGNFWLDPKVLASLAVLAMYVAYLVRRLRHQWPAKRLAEWNLIAFVAVLVNLLVSAAFSSFHLWL